One part of the Verrucomicrobiia bacterium genome encodes these proteins:
- a CDS encoding YfhO family protein, translating into MQQPAATTHIEPSRLPAAEPGAWLTPGRFALILTVLVFVSFPQVVLGLETFVIRDYGFFAFPLAHYQQECFWHGELPLWNPYNNCGVPFLAQWNTMPLYPPALIYLLFPLTWSLSFFCLLHLFWAGLGMYALAYRWTGHRLGASVAGVIFAFNGFSLNLLMWPSHIATLSWMPWVVWSAELAWSQGGRRLLVAAVIGALQMLAGGPETILLTWLLAAALWGVQAIRWLSGRPETGGATTRGPEPSVALGGFQAAALWRFPLLVALVAALTAVQIVPFLDLAAHSERQQGYADARWSMPAWGWVNFLAPMVFGKTWNEDLFFQHGQFWTSSYYLGIGALLLGLLAIWTVRQWRVWLLTLATFIGLVLACGDQTLPSRWLRHLIPQLSLITYPVKFVAVAVFSVPLLAAYPLAQRSGLAGNDSRAWHRRLLFVASLLLVLIAGILFWAWRWPFPLDDFPLTLRNLSRVGFLVLVTILLLASGRSSRPMLGQVLAGLLLLLLWLDVWTHEPPQNPTVPTWIYQQDLARKQLAMNPQPALGGSRAMVQPLDEKKFLQLTLKDPKQNFLIKRFAYFSDCNLLDGVPKVNGFFSLYPRASGELYSVLYGSTNPIPPALADFLSVSQQTAPVRGEQADPHNLWRPRTNFMELATAGQKPVFADENHALALVANGAFDPRQIVLLPPESKGGLSINSPTRARVVRQQFTPRQIDLQVEAFEPSLVVLSQTYYHPWHAYVDGHPQPLLRANYAFQALQVGPGNHQVRLVYQDNAFRAGALISGLAALAWAAGWFASRKRNAIHLP; encoded by the coding sequence GTGCAGCAGCCAGCCGCTACGACCCACATTGAGCCCAGCCGCCTCCCGGCGGCTGAGCCGGGAGCATGGCTGACGCCTGGCCGGTTCGCGCTCATTTTGACTGTGCTCGTGTTCGTCTCCTTCCCGCAGGTCGTGCTCGGCCTCGAAACATTCGTCATTCGCGACTACGGCTTTTTCGCATTCCCTCTGGCTCATTACCAACAGGAATGTTTTTGGCACGGCGAGTTGCCCTTGTGGAATCCTTACAACAACTGCGGGGTCCCCTTTCTTGCGCAGTGGAACACCATGCCACTCTATCCGCCGGCGTTGATTTACCTCCTGTTCCCTTTGACATGGTCGCTCAGTTTTTTTTGCCTGCTGCACCTGTTCTGGGCCGGGCTGGGCATGTACGCCCTGGCCTATCGTTGGACCGGCCACCGGCTGGGTGCTTCCGTGGCGGGGGTGATATTTGCCTTCAACGGCTTTTCATTGAACCTGCTGATGTGGCCAAGTCATATTGCAACGCTGAGCTGGATGCCTTGGGTGGTCTGGAGCGCCGAGCTGGCCTGGAGCCAGGGGGGACGGCGTCTGCTCGTTGCCGCCGTTATCGGTGCGCTGCAAATGCTCGCCGGCGGCCCGGAAACGATCCTCCTGACCTGGCTGCTAGCGGCGGCACTCTGGGGTGTGCAGGCCATCCGCTGGCTTAGCGGGCGGCCTGAAACTGGGGGAGCCACCACAAGGGGACCCGAGCCGTCCGTCGCGCTAGGCGGATTCCAGGCTGCTGCGCTCTGGCGTTTCCCGCTGTTAGTGGCGCTGGTAGCCGCGCTCACAGCCGTGCAAATTGTGCCGTTCCTCGACCTGGCTGCCCACTCCGAGCGCCAGCAAGGCTACGCCGACGCCCGCTGGTCCATGCCCGCTTGGGGTTGGGTGAATTTCCTGGCCCCCATGGTCTTTGGCAAAACCTGGAACGAAGACTTGTTTTTTCAGCACGGCCAGTTCTGGACGTCGTCCTATTATTTGGGGATTGGGGCATTGCTGCTGGGGTTGCTGGCAATCTGGACCGTGCGCCAGTGGCGAGTCTGGCTGCTGACCCTCGCCACCTTCATCGGACTGGTGCTCGCCTGCGGCGACCAAACCCTCCCCTCACGCTGGCTCCGTCACCTGATCCCGCAGTTGAGCCTGATTACCTATCCGGTGAAATTCGTCGCAGTGGCTGTGTTCTCCGTACCCCTGCTGGCCGCGTATCCCTTGGCGCAACGGTCTGGCTTGGCCGGCAACGACTCGCGTGCCTGGCATCGGCGATTACTATTCGTCGCCAGCTTGCTCCTGGTGCTCATCGCGGGAATCCTGTTCTGGGCCTGGCGCTGGCCCTTTCCGCTTGATGATTTCCCTTTGACTCTGCGCAATCTCAGCCGCGTGGGCTTTCTTGTTTTGGTAACGATTTTGCTCCTGGCTTCGGGCCGCAGTTCGCGGCCCATGCTGGGCCAGGTGCTTGCCGGGTTGTTGCTCCTGTTGCTCTGGCTGGATGTATGGACCCATGAACCGCCCCAGAACCCGACGGTCCCCACCTGGATTTACCAACAGGACCTTGCGCGAAAGCAACTCGCGATGAACCCGCAACCAGCCTTGGGCGGGTCGCGCGCCATGGTGCAGCCGCTTGATGAAAAAAAATTCCTGCAACTCACCTTGAAGGACCCGAAGCAAAACTTCCTCATCAAACGCTTCGCCTACTTCTCGGATTGCAACCTGCTGGACGGGGTTCCCAAGGTAAACGGCTTTTTCTCGCTCTACCCGCGCGCCTCCGGCGAACTCTATTCCGTTCTCTACGGCTCAACCAATCCCATCCCGCCCGCTCTTGCTGATTTCCTTTCGGTTTCCCAACAGACCGCCCCGGTAAGGGGCGAGCAAGCAGACCCCCACAATTTATGGCGGCCCCGGACGAATTTCATGGAACTGGCCACAGCCGGGCAAAAACCGGTTTTCGCTGATGAGAACCACGCTCTGGCCCTGGTGGCCAATGGGGCTTTTGACCCGCGCCAAATCGTGCTTCTACCGCCCGAGTCCAAGGGGGGTCTCTCGATTAACAGCCCCACCCGGGCGCGAGTGGTCCGGCAGCAGTTCACCCCGCGTCAGATCGATCTGCAAGTCGAGGCGTTCGAGCCTTCGCTGGTGGTGCTTTCCCAGACCTATTACCACCCCTGGCACGCGTATGTGGATGGGCATCCACAACCGCTCTTGCGAGCCAATTATGCCTTTCAAGCGCTGCAAGTCGGGCCTGGCAATCACCAGGTGCGCCTGGTGTACCAGGATAATGCTTTTCGCGCTGGCGCACTGATCTCTGGCCTGGCTGCCCTCGCGTGGGCAGCCGGATGGTTCGCCTCCCGAAAGCGCAATGCAATTCACCTTCCCTGA
- the sulP gene encoding sulfate permease, whose amino-acid sequence MPIRSTLLRLCPGLALFGEYRRDWLLGDLVAGTSVCIVMIPSVIAYAELIGLAPEHGLYAALVPLLIYPLFGSSRQVIVGPDIAISLLIASTIGPLSGGDVSRAASLAATLALLCGLLLLMGALANFGAVADFLSKPVLVGYMSGAALILMASQLSPLFGIPLAHNDFFPHLFELAGKLPQTHPQTLLLGIGLIVLLALLRRFLPKIPGALVVCAIGIGVSIEFHLEQRGVSVVGSFPRGLPRVALPHTLWRDVPTLLPAGIGIALLTYTEGILLARAFAAKNDYEVSANRELKGLAFADLASGLFQGFSITGSQARTTLADSAGAKTQLTSLVAAFMLSLFLLFLTPVLAHLPQVALAAILIYAAFGLVELDVLGRIYRYYPRSAAVSALTTLSVLAAGVVPGILFGVALSLMGLIHRISNPPDGVLSEVPGHGFHDLGTAGDGQTIPGLIAYRFYAPLLFSNAGHFVERARRLVAACPQPVRWFLLDAQAITDIDVTALDALHNLREELARKGISLKIAHANPPLRRLLERTGLADEIGQGSFFASVHECVAAFREQPEERGTETTISL is encoded by the coding sequence ATGCCAATCCGTTCCACGCTGCTGCGCTTATGCCCGGGACTGGCGCTGTTTGGCGAGTACCGCCGGGACTGGTTGCTGGGAGACCTGGTCGCCGGAACCAGCGTGTGCATTGTCATGATCCCCTCTGTCATTGCTTATGCCGAATTGATCGGTCTGGCGCCGGAGCATGGACTTTATGCAGCGCTGGTCCCACTGCTAATTTATCCGCTGTTCGGCAGTTCGCGGCAGGTGATCGTCGGGCCAGACATTGCGATTTCTCTGCTCATCGCCAGCACCATCGGCCCGCTATCTGGCGGCGATGTATCGCGGGCGGCTTCACTGGCGGCGACTCTGGCTTTACTATGCGGGCTTCTGTTGCTCATGGGGGCGCTGGCCAACTTCGGCGCGGTGGCTGATTTCCTTTCCAAACCGGTGCTGGTCGGCTACATGAGCGGGGCGGCCCTGATTCTGATGGCCTCGCAGCTCAGCCCTCTTTTTGGAATCCCGCTGGCGCATAATGATTTCTTCCCACATCTGTTCGAACTGGCTGGCAAACTGCCCCAAACCCACCCGCAGACATTGCTGCTTGGGATCGGACTGATTGTGTTGCTCGCGTTGCTGCGCCGTTTTCTCCCAAAAATCCCCGGCGCGCTGGTGGTGTGCGCGATTGGCATTGGTGTCTCCATCGAGTTCCACCTGGAACAGCGTGGCGTGAGTGTTGTCGGCTCCTTTCCTCGGGGTCTGCCCCGAGTCGCCCTCCCGCATACCCTTTGGCGGGACGTTCCCACTCTGCTGCCGGCCGGCATCGGCATCGCCCTGTTGACCTACACGGAAGGGATACTCCTGGCGCGCGCCTTTGCGGCCAAAAACGACTACGAAGTCAGCGCGAACCGGGAACTTAAGGGTCTGGCTTTCGCCGATCTGGCTTCGGGCCTTTTCCAGGGATTCTCGATTACCGGCAGCCAGGCGCGCACCACCCTCGCCGATTCCGCCGGCGCCAAAACACAACTCACCAGCCTCGTCGCCGCTTTCATGTTGAGCCTGTTTCTGTTGTTTTTGACACCCGTGCTGGCGCACCTGCCGCAAGTGGCTTTGGCAGCTATTCTCATTTATGCCGCCTTCGGGCTGGTGGAACTGGACGTGCTCGGGCGCATCTATCGCTACTACCCGCGGAGCGCCGCGGTATCAGCGCTGACGACCCTGAGTGTGTTGGCGGCGGGAGTCGTTCCGGGGATTCTCTTTGGCGTGGCGCTTTCGCTCATGGGCCTTATCCACAGAATCTCCAACCCGCCCGACGGGGTTTTGAGCGAGGTCCCAGGTCACGGATTTCATGACCTCGGCACGGCCGGCGATGGGCAAACCATCCCGGGCTTGATAGCCTATCGCTTTTATGCGCCGCTTCTGTTCTCAAATGCGGGCCACTTCGTTGAGCGCGCGCGTCGCCTGGTGGCGGCGTGTCCGCAGCCGGTGCGCTGGTTTCTACTGGATGCGCAGGCGATTACGGACATCGATGTCACAGCGCTGGATGCTTTACACAACTTGCGCGAGGAGCTTGCCCGCAAAGGCATCAGCCTCAAAATCGCCCATGCCAACCCGCCGCTACGCAGGCTTCTCGAAAGGACCGGGCTGGCCGATGAGATCGGGCAGGGCAGTTTTTTTGCCTCCGTGCATGAGTGCGTTGCAGCGTTCAGGGAGCAGCCTGAGGAGCGTGGGACAGAGACGACAATCAGCCTTTAG
- a CDS encoding glutaredoxin family protein, whose product MKQKQIRLFIKPYCEWCHKAMRWLDERNVDYETIDVMADEAAYDEMIRLSGQELAPVIDVDGEVLADFGPDQLADFWNRLEKRNARTESR is encoded by the coding sequence GTGAAACAGAAACAAATTCGATTGTTTATCAAACCTTATTGCGAATGGTGTCATAAAGCGATGCGCTGGCTCGATGAACGGAATGTGGATTATGAAACAATTGATGTCATGGCGGACGAGGCTGCCTACGACGAGATGATTCGCCTTTCAGGACAGGAGCTGGCGCCTGTTATCGATGTGGATGGCGAAGTCCTGGCGGATTTCGGCCCGGATCAGCTCGCGGATTTCTGGAACAGATTGGAGAAAAGGAATGCCCGCACTGAATCCCGTTAA
- a CDS encoding sulfite reductase subunit alpha, with protein sequence MSSLTDLSTSPPAQTYSRKHPFLAELIGHERLTRPGSQKDTRHFVLRLEGSGLTYTPGDSLGAFGRNAPSVVDELLQCLEFDPNTRVNDPRGQPTTLRQTLLQDYIINRANRKVISGLAERMPQGEQRNRLMEIVDNSELLCSYIDTRDYVDVLMDFDEVSFESPEVFLAQLTPNVPRLYSIASSLQAHPGEVHLCVAVVRYDTHGRPKKGLASGFLADHADLFAKSIPVYVQESRTFRLPKDASRDIIMCGPGAGIAPFRAFLEQRIFEGATGRNWLFFGEQHQATDFLYGDEWLSYQKQGKLHRLDVAFSRDQEQKVYVQHRMLEQGAELWAWLQNGAYFYVCGDAKHMAKDAHQALIQIAQRHGGLGPEAAAEYVNVTLMRTERRYLRDVY encoded by the coding sequence ATGAGCAGCCTGACTGATCTCTCGACGAGCCCCCCCGCGCAAACCTATTCGCGCAAGCACCCATTTTTGGCCGAGTTAATTGGGCATGAACGGCTAACCCGCCCCGGCTCGCAGAAGGACACCCGCCACTTCGTCCTGCGGCTGGAGGGCAGCGGGTTGACCTACACCCCGGGTGATTCTCTCGGCGCGTTTGGCCGCAATGCTCCCTCCGTGGTGGATGAATTGCTGCAATGCCTCGAATTTGATCCGAATACGCGGGTCAACGACCCGAGGGGGCAGCCCACCACCTTGCGCCAGACGTTGCTCCAGGACTATATAATCAATCGGGCGAACCGGAAGGTCATCAGCGGCCTGGCGGAGCGCATGCCCCAGGGCGAGCAACGCAACCGTTTGATGGAGATCGTTGATAACAGCGAACTGCTCTGCTCCTACATCGATACGCGCGATTATGTCGATGTGTTAATGGATTTCGACGAGGTGAGTTTCGAGTCGCCAGAGGTCTTTCTGGCCCAGTTGACCCCGAACGTTCCCAGGCTTTACTCGATTGCCTCGTCCCTGCAGGCCCATCCCGGGGAAGTCCATCTCTGCGTTGCGGTGGTGCGCTACGATACCCATGGCCGCCCTAAAAAGGGCCTTGCATCCGGTTTTCTCGCCGACCATGCCGATCTGTTTGCAAAGAGCATCCCGGTCTATGTGCAGGAATCACGCACATTCCGCCTGCCTAAGGATGCGTCAAGGGATATTATCATGTGCGGACCGGGAGCAGGGATTGCTCCATTCAGGGCGTTCCTCGAACAGCGAATTTTCGAAGGAGCCACCGGAAGGAACTGGCTCTTTTTTGGCGAACAGCATCAGGCAACCGACTTCCTTTATGGGGACGAATGGCTGTCGTATCAAAAGCAAGGCAAGCTGCACCGGCTGGATGTGGCCTTTTCGCGCGACCAGGAGCAGAAGGTCTATGTGCAGCATCGGATGCTCGAACAAGGGGCGGAGCTTTGGGCCTGGCTGCAGAATGGGGCTTACTTTTATGTCTGCGGTGATGCCAAGCACATGGCAAAGGACGCGCACCAGGCCCTCATCCAAATTGCTCAACGCCACGGCGGGTTGGGGCCCGAAGCCGCTGCGGAATATGTGAATGTCACCTTGATGCGAACCGAGCGGCGGTATCTCAGAGATGTTTACTGA
- the lipA gene encoding lipoyl synthase — protein sequence MPALNPVKAPERPRLPEWLRIRLPTTDGFAHTRALLDELNLHTVCQSAKCPNHWECWAKGTATFMIAGDRCTRACGFCAVTTAKPLPLEADEPQRVAEAVRRMRLKHVVITAVARDDLPDGGADHFCKTIEFVRAFNPETVIEVLTPDFNERDAAIEAVLSANPHIFNHNLETVRRLTPSVRSRATYDRSLNVLRKVKLKRGQQVFTKSGLMLGLGETEEELFTALADLRQIGCDILTLGQYLQPTLRHLPVREFVPPERFAEYGSRARAMGFVHVASGPMVRSSYHADEFNLRNRT from the coding sequence ATGCCCGCACTGAATCCCGTTAAAGCCCCTGAGCGGCCACGCCTGCCGGAATGGCTGCGTATTCGGCTCCCCACCACCGATGGGTTCGCCCACACCCGCGCCCTGCTGGATGAGCTGAACCTGCATACCGTCTGCCAAAGCGCCAAGTGCCCCAATCATTGGGAGTGTTGGGCCAAGGGCACCGCGACATTCATGATAGCGGGTGACCGCTGCACTCGGGCCTGCGGCTTTTGCGCTGTCACCACGGCCAAGCCGCTCCCCCTCGAAGCGGACGAACCCCAGCGCGTGGCGGAAGCCGTCCGGCGCATGCGCCTCAAACATGTGGTCATTACGGCCGTTGCCCGGGATGATCTCCCGGATGGGGGCGCCGATCATTTTTGCAAAACGATTGAATTCGTGCGCGCATTTAATCCCGAAACCGTTATCGAGGTGCTGACCCCCGACTTTAACGAGCGCGATGCGGCCATTGAGGCGGTGCTCTCCGCTAATCCGCACATATTCAATCACAACCTCGAAACCGTGCGGCGGCTGACCCCTTCCGTGCGCTCGCGCGCCACCTACGACCGTTCCCTGAATGTTTTGCGCAAGGTGAAACTCAAACGCGGCCAACAGGTCTTCACCAAATCCGGGCTCATGCTGGGTTTAGGTGAAACCGAGGAGGAACTCTTCACGGCGCTCGCAGACCTGCGGCAGATTGGATGCGACATTTTGACCTTGGGACAGTACTTGCAACCCACCTTGCGCCATCTGCCGGTGAGAGAATTTGTGCCTCCGGAACGCTTTGCCGAGTATGGTAGCCGTGCCCGGGCGATGGGCTTTGTGCATGTGGCCAGCGGCCCCATGGTCCGCAGCTCCTACCACGCCGACGAATTCAATCTACGGAACCGAACCTAA
- the gcvH gene encoding glycine cleavage system protein GcvH has product MAHIPSDLKYAKSHEWVRVTDGVGAVGITDHAQHELTDVVFVELPQVGKTVKAGEACAVVESVKTASDIYSPVSGEITEVNPAVTANPALVNTEPYTGGWFYKVKLSNPSELAGLLSPEQYEAQVGGK; this is encoded by the coding sequence ATGGCTCACATTCCCTCAGACTTGAAATACGCCAAATCCCACGAGTGGGTGCGGGTGACGGACGGCGTGGGCGCCGTCGGCATTACCGACCACGCCCAGCACGAACTCACCGACGTCGTGTTTGTCGAATTGCCACAAGTCGGCAAAACCGTCAAAGCCGGCGAGGCCTGCGCGGTGGTGGAATCGGTCAAAACGGCCAGCGATATTTATTCCCCGGTGAGCGGAGAGATCACCGAGGTCAACCCGGCTGTGACGGCCAATCCGGCGCTGGTTAATACCGAGCCCTACACCGGCGGCTGGTTTTATAAGGTCAAACTCTCCAATCCTTCTGAACTGGCCGGCTTGCTGTCGCCGGAACAATACGAGGCGCAGGTCGGCGGAAAATAG
- a CDS encoding TSUP family transporter, whose product MIQPWHLPLLFATGLVAGFVDAIAGGGGLITLPVLLGLGFSPQAALGTNKLQATFGSGSAAWHYARAKTVAWRECGRGFAFAFLGAAAGTLSVQRVNPSFLKQVIPFLLIAVALYTLFKPRLGAEDIQPRVSRSWFDVWAGLLLGFYDGFFGPGTGTFWAMACMLFLGLNMTRATGYTKVMNFASNSSSLIFFLVAGQAYFAAGLTMGAGQLVGARFGSRMVIAKGTKFIRPIFITVVLAITAKLIYNNSGL is encoded by the coding sequence GTGATTCAGCCCTGGCATCTCCCGTTGCTATTCGCCACTGGGTTGGTGGCGGGCTTTGTCGATGCCATCGCCGGCGGGGGAGGGCTTATCACCCTGCCGGTCCTGTTGGGCCTGGGCTTTAGCCCGCAAGCAGCCCTCGGCACCAATAAACTCCAGGCCACCTTCGGTTCCGGAAGCGCCGCATGGCACTATGCGCGCGCCAAAACAGTGGCGTGGCGGGAATGCGGACGCGGGTTTGCCTTCGCCTTTCTCGGCGCGGCTGCCGGGACGCTCTCAGTGCAGCGGGTGAATCCGTCTTTTCTCAAACAGGTTATTCCCTTTTTGCTGATCGCTGTTGCCCTCTACACGTTGTTCAAACCGCGCCTGGGTGCTGAAGACATTCAACCGCGGGTGTCGCGCTCGTGGTTCGATGTCTGGGCCGGACTCCTGCTCGGGTTCTACGACGGCTTTTTCGGCCCAGGCACCGGGACATTTTGGGCAATGGCCTGCATGCTGTTCCTGGGCCTGAATATGACCCGGGCGACCGGCTACACCAAGGTGATGAATTTCGCCAGCAATAGCAGCTCGCTCATTTTCTTTCTCGTGGCCGGACAGGCCTATTTCGCTGCCGGACTCACGATGGGGGCCGGCCAGCTCGTCGGGGCGAGGTTCGGTTCGCGCATGGTTATTGCCAAAGGCACAAAGTTCATCCGGCCCATATTCATTACTGTGGTTTTGGCAATCACCGCAAAGCTCATTTATAACAACTCTGGCTTATGA
- the gcvT gene encoding glycine cleavage system aminomethyltransferase GcvT has product MRRTPLFNAHQRLGGKLIEFGGWEMPVQYTSITDEHLAVRNAAGLFDISHMGEVRLKGPGAAGFLNHVLTNDITKLRTGQGQYTLMCNDRGGTIDDLYAYRLAENEYLLIINASRIEADVAWLKKEWSLFPQSQGTVLENISDQTGALALQGPRVAHFVDRCFSGPSHGGTAAQKVTDLAKNQIAAFDFEGREVWVSRTGYTGEDGFEVVAPAGFIEAVWNNLLAAGKSCGLKPAGLGARDTLRTEVCYPLYGHELDEHTTPIEAGLSFFVALDKGQFIARTVLAEQKAIGATRKLVAFKMTDKSPPPRPHYPIWSAGPNSARLGEVASGTQSPSLGVGIGLGFVPAHLAKAQAPIEIEIRGKRFPAVIVPKPIYRKTN; this is encoded by the coding sequence ATGAGACGCACGCCCCTGTTTAATGCCCACCAGCGGCTGGGTGGCAAGCTGATCGAATTTGGCGGTTGGGAAATGCCGGTGCAATACACCAGCATCACGGACGAGCACCTTGCGGTGCGGAATGCCGCCGGGCTGTTTGATATTTCGCACATGGGCGAGGTCCGGCTGAAGGGGCCGGGCGCCGCCGGGTTCCTGAATCACGTGCTGACCAATGACATCACAAAACTGAGGACCGGTCAGGGGCAATACACGCTAATGTGCAACGACCGGGGCGGGACGATTGACGATTTGTACGCCTATCGACTGGCAGAAAACGAGTATTTGTTGATCATTAACGCATCGAGGATCGAGGCCGACGTTGCCTGGCTCAAAAAGGAATGGAGCCTCTTTCCCCAATCCCAGGGGACTGTTCTGGAGAATATCTCGGACCAGACCGGGGCCTTAGCTCTACAGGGCCCTCGGGTGGCACATTTCGTTGACCGCTGTTTTAGCGGCCCTTCTCATGGCGGGACTGCGGCGCAGAAGGTGACTGACTTGGCGAAAAACCAAATTGCCGCATTCGATTTTGAAGGGCGCGAGGTTTGGGTCTCGCGCACCGGCTACACCGGCGAGGATGGGTTCGAGGTGGTGGCCCCCGCCGGGTTCATAGAAGCGGTTTGGAATAACCTGCTGGCAGCGGGCAAATCCTGCGGATTAAAGCCCGCGGGGCTGGGCGCGCGCGATACCCTGCGCACCGAGGTCTGCTACCCACTTTACGGACACGAGTTGGATGAACACACCACTCCGATTGAAGCGGGCCTGAGTTTCTTCGTGGCGCTCGATAAAGGACAATTCATTGCCCGCACGGTTTTGGCTGAACAAAAGGCCATAGGCGCGACCCGCAAACTGGTGGCTTTCAAAATGACCGATAAATCACCTCCACCGCGCCCGCATTATCCGATTTGGAGCGCTGGACCGAATTCGGCCCGGCTCGGTGAAGTGGCCAGCGGCACGCAAAGTCCCTCGCTGGGAGTAGGAATCGGGCTGGGTTTCGTACCGGCGCATCTCGCCAAGGCCCAAGCGCCTATCGAGATTGAGATCCGCGGCAAACGCTTCCCGGCTGTCATCGTTCCAAAACCCATCTATCGCAAAACCAATTGA